A window of Streptomyces sp. NBC_01241 genomic DNA:
CGACGAGGTCGCCCGCCACCTCGACCCGCACCTCGACCGTCCCCTGGCCGACCTGCTCGCACAAGCGTCCACCGACCCCGACCCCGTCGATCCGTCCTCACCGCTGCACCGCACCGGGTACACGCAGCCCGCCCTGTTCGCCATCGAGTACGCGCTTGCCCAGCTGTGGAAGTCGTGGGGTGTCACTCCCGCCGCCGTGATGGGGCACAGCGTCGGCGAGATCGCCGCCGCCACCGCGGCAGGCGTCATGGACCTGGCCGACGCGTGCAGGCTGGTCGCCGCCCGCGGCCGCCTCATGGAAGCCCTTCCCGCCGGCGGTGTCATGGCCACCATCGTCTGCGACGAGACCAGGGCCCGCGAGGCGATCGCCGACTTCCCGGGCACCGTCGCCATCGCCGCCGTCAACGGCCCCGCCGACACGGTCATCTCGGGCGCGGCAGACGACGTTGCCACCATCACCACCGCGCTGGAGAAGGAGGGGATCAAGCACCGCCTGTTGACCGTGTCGCACGCCTTCCACTCCCCTCTGATGGCGCCGGCCCTCGCCGAGCTGCGTGAGGTGGCCGGGTCGATCACCTACCGGGCACCGAACATCCCGCTGGTCTCCAACGCCACCGGCAGGTTCGTGCGCCCCGGCGAGATCGATGCCGACTACTGGATACGACATGCAGCGGGCGCGGTCCGATTCGCCGACGGCATCCGGGCCCTGTACGACGACTCCTTCCGCACCTTCCTGGAGATCGGCCCCCAGCCCGTCCTGTCCGGTCTGGGCTCGCGCGGCCTGGACGACACGGCCTGCCGGTTCATTCCCACACTGCGCCGCCGTCTGGACGACCGGCAGTCGGCTTACAGCGCGCTCGGCGCGCTGCACCTGCGCGGGATCTCCGTCGACTGGGCTGCCTACCACGACGGCGACCGGGGCCGCCGCGTGCCCCTGCCCACCTACGCCTGGGAAGGCGAGTCCTACTGGTTCTCCCCCGTATCCGAGGCACGTGTCGCACCCGCCGGGGACCCGGTACCGGGTCTCGGACAGCGACTGAACTCGGCGCACCCGGCCTACCAGCTCGATCTGACCGAGCCCCGCTGGGAGCGCGAGGCCCAGACGCGAGCCGAGGGAGGTTCCCGGATCTCGGCGGGCTCGCTCCTGGACGCGGCGCTGGTCGCGGCGAGTGACGGGTTCGGTGGTAACTGGGCCGCGGCCGGCGACGTGGTGGCCGACGAGCCGCTCCCCCTGGACGGAGAGCGGACCCTGCACCTCACCCTCACCGACGAAGGCATCTCCGCCGCCTTCCAGATCCGCAGCACCTCGAAGGCGGAGGAGGCCTCGGCCGCACCCTGGCGACTGCACCTGAGCGGCAAGCTGCGCCGGCGCCCCAGCCCGAACGGACGGGAGTACGTACCCTTCGCCGCCAAGGGCCGCACCGGAAGTGAACTCGACTGGAAGCAGGCAGGGTTGTCGTTCGCCACGGCTGACGTGGTGCTGCATGCCGAGCGTGGCACCGGCGGCACCGAGCTCAGGCTTGCCGGGGGCGGACAGGGGCGGGCCGTCGTCATCGACGCGGCCGTCGCCGCCGTCGCCTGGGCAGCCGGGGGAACGGTCATCGGCGGCCCGGGAGCGATCGCCGAGGCGCTCTGCGCCGACCCCGGCGCCGTGCACTACGTACAGGCCACCGCCGAGACCGCGGCGGACGGTGCGGTCCGCGGCCGGGCCGACCTCTACGGCGCCGATCGCGACTGGCTCGGTACGGTGGACGGCATCGAGATCGCTCTCCCCGCGCCCGGCCCCGCCCCCGAACCATGGAGGGATCCGAACGAGCTGCTCTACCGCATGGTGTGGCAGCCCGCCGAGACCGAAGGGGGCGCTCCCCAGGCCGACCTGCGGGGCACCGAGGTGCTGTTGATCGCCAACGACGGTGGGGCGGCCGAGCGGCTCGCGGCGGCCCTGACTGAGGCCGGCGCAGCACCGACGGTCGTTCCCGCTCCCACAACGGAACCCAGTGACGTGGCAGGCCGGGCCCTGCACAACGAGGCGCTGTCGAACCTGCTGGGTGAGTGGCGACGCCGGCGTACCGCACGTGCCGATCGAGGCACGGCCACGGGCCGGGTTCCTGGCAGGGTGATCGTCCTGACCGGCCTCGACGCTCCCGCGCCAGACGCCACCGACGCCCGCTCCCTGGTCACCTTCCGCGACCGGGCGGAGCTGCTCGCGGTCGGTGTCGTGCAGGCCCTCAACGCCGAGCCCGCAGACGAGCAGATCACCCTCACTCTCGTCACACGCGGGGCGGTCGCCACGGGGGAGGACCAGGTCCGGCACACTCCGGCCGCGGCCCCGCTGTGGGGACTGAGCAGGGTCGTCGCCCTGGAGCACCCGCAGCACTGGGGCGGCGCGATCGACCTCGATCCCGATGCCGAGGACCCCGCCGAGGCGCTCGTCGAGGCGCTGTCCTGGAGCGGTGCCGAGGACCAGCAGGCGCTGCGAGGCGGCGTCCGCCTGGCGGCCAGGATCGTTGCCAGTCACCTCGACGGTGACATCCTGCGCCGAGAGATCGCGGTGCGTCCCCACGGCACCTATCTGCTGACCGGTGCCTTCGGCGGGATCGGCCAGGAGGTGGCACGCTGGCTGGCGCTGCGCGGCGCCGGAAAGCTGGTGCTGCTCGGCCGCACCGAGCTGCCGGACCGCAGGCGTTGGAACCACGCGAGGCTGAAGGAGAGCGCCAAGGAGCGGATTCGGGTGGTCCGCGAGCTGGAGGGCATCGGTGCCGAGGTCGAGGTCATCGCCGCGGACGTGGCCGACCAGGACGCGATCACCACGCTCATCGAGCGGCTTGCCCAAGACGCGGCCCTGCCCCTGGCCGGAGTCGTGCACGCCGCGGGCGTCTCCGGGCCCCAGTTCGTCCGTGAGGTCAGCCGCCTCGAGTACGACAAGGTGTGGCGGCCCAAGGTGGTCGGCGCCTGGGTGCTGCACCAGGCCACCGAGAACGTCCCGCTGGACTTCTTCCTCGGCCTGTCCTCGATCGCGGCGACCTGGGGTTCGCAGCACCTGACGAGTTACGCGGCCGGCAACGCCTTCCTCGACGGGCTGGCCTGGCACCGCCACTCCCGGGGCCTGGCCGCGCTGACGATCGACTGGTCCTCCTGGGAGCTGGAGTCGGCGCTGTTCGACGGGGAGATCGCGGCCTTCCTGGCGGCCACCGGTCTGCGTCCCCTGTCCGCGCCTCAGTCGCTGCGGCTGATGAGTGCACTGCTGGGCAGCACGGAGACGAACCACATCGTGTGCTCGGCCGACTGGCCGACGTACAAGTCGATCCTGGAGGCTCGGGCGGAGCGTCCCGTGCTGCGCCGGATCGAGATCGCCGCCCCGGACGGCGAAGAGGGCGAAGAGGCCGCCCCGATTCTGGGTGAGCTGCTCGACGCGGCGCCCGAGGAGCGGCTGGACATGCTGGGCGTCTACCTCCGTGAGCAGCTCGCGCAGTTGCTGCGGCTGCCGGTGGCCGACCTGGCGGGAGAGTTCCACCTGCTCGACATGGGCCTGGACTCGCTGATGGTGATGGAGCTGATCAGCCGTTGCCGCAAGGACCTCGCCGTGGAGATCAAGAGCCCCGAGTTCTTTGCGACCGACGCCAACTACTGGGCGGTATTCCTCCTGGAACGGATCGAGTTGCGGTACCCCGAATCCGAGATCGCCGACTCCGCGGACGGCACCGCGACTGAAGAAGGCTGGTGAGGTACATGAGCATGCCCATGAAAACGCCCATTCCACGGGAGCGGTACGACGTGGCGATCCTGGGCGCCGGCATCGCCGGGTCCATGCTCGCGGCGGTACTCGCCCGCAACGGGGTGAAGGCACTGCTGCTGGACGCCGGCACGCATCCGCGGTTCGCGGTCGGTGAGTCCACGATCCCGTACACCTCGGCGCTGGTACGGCTCATCTCCGCGCGGTACGACGTGCCGGAGATCGCGTCCCTCGCCACGTACAAGGACATCCGCGACAACATCTCCCGCAACTGCGGCTGGAAGAAGAACTTCGGCTTCGTCTACCACCGCCCCGGACACGCCCAGAACCCGTCCGAGGCCAACCAGCTGGTCCTGCCGGTGGCGCTGCAGACCGAGACGCACCTGTTCCGTCAGGACGTGGACGCGTCCATGTTCAACGTCGCGCTTCAGTACGGCGCGGACGCCCGGACCGGGGTGCGGATCAATGACATCGACATCGACGGTGGCACCGGTGTGGTCCTGAGCGCCGAGTCCGGCGAGGAGTTCCACGCCGAATACATCGTGGACGCTTCCGGATTCCGCTCGCCGTTGGCCAACCGGCTCAGTCTGCGCGAGGAGCCCACCCGCGCGCGGACGCACTCGAGGTCGGTCTTCACACACATGGTCGGGGTCAAGCCGTACGACGAGACGATGTCGGGAGGCCTGCACCGCCAGCCCAGTCGGTGGCACGACGGCACGCTGCACCACGTCTTCGACGGCGGGTGGCTGTGGGTGATCCCGTTCGACAACAACAAGGACTCCCTCAACCCCCTGTGCAGCGTCGGCCTAACGCTGGACCCGCGGGTCCACCCGGCCGGCGACGCCTCACCGCAGGAGGAGTTCGACGCCTTCCTCCAGCGTTTCCCGGATGTGGCCACGCAGTTCGAGGGGGCCCGGGCCGCCCGTCCGTGGGTGGCGACAGGGCGACTGCAGTACTCATCCAAGCAGGTCATCGGCGACCGGTTCTGCCTCACCTCGCACGCAGCCGGCTTCATCGACCCGCTCTACTCCCGTGGCCTGACCAACTCGTTCGAGGTGGTCAACGCCCTCGCCTGGCGGCTCATCGACGCCGCCCGGGACGGCGACTGGGCGATGGAACGGTTCCAGTACGTCGAAGAACTTCAGCAGGGCCTGTTCGACGTGCACGACGACCTCGTCTATACCTCGTTCGTCGCCTTCCGTGACTACGACTTGTGGAACGCGGTCTTCCGCACCTGGGCGCTGAGCACCGTTCTGGCGGCGCTCTCGCTCGAGAACGCGTACTTCGCGTTCGCCACGCACGGCCGGGACGAAATTTTCCGCGACCTGGAGCAGACCCGGTATCCGGGATCACCGTTCCCGATCAGCGAGACGTACAACCAGATGCGCTTCACGGCGCTGGAGCTGTGCCTCCAGGTGGACGAGGGGGCGCTGGCCCCGAAGGACGCGGCGGACCGATTGTTCGGCGTGCTCCAGGAGGCCGACTACGTACCCGCGGCGTTCCGGATCGGTGACCCGAAAGAGCGCTACGTCTTCATCACGCCGCCCAAGATGGCCCAGGCCGCCCGCTGGGCGGGCACCGAGGCTCCCAAGGAGGTCGGCGAGCTGATGCACGGCGCCATGAGCGGGCTCGTCAAGGAACGTCTTCGGAACATGGTGTCCCGGCCCGGCCGCCGGTGATCCCGCTGCCTACCACGACCGACCACGACGGAACGAAGAACGAGGAGAGCTGACGTGATCACAACAACAGGCGAGGGTGTGGACGGCGGCGCTGCGGAGACCGTCACCTATGACGTGGCGATTCTCGGCTCCGGCCTGGCCGGCTCGCTCCTCGCGGCGATCCTGGCGCGGCAGGGCGCCAAGGTCCTGCTGCTCGACGGTGGACAGCACCCCCGGTTCGCCATCGGCGAGTCGACCATCCCGTACACGCTGCTGACGCTGCGGACCCTGGCCGAGCGCTACGACGTTCCGGAGATATCCGCGCTGGCGTCGTTCACCGAGACGACCAAGACCCTGGGCGCACGGTTCGGCGTCAAGCGTCACTTCGGGTTCCTGCTGCACCGCGAGGGCGCCCCGCAGAATCCTCGTGAGGTCAACGAGTTCGGCACCCCGCCGCAGGTCCTGCACGAGGCCGCGCACTACTTCAGGCAGGACGTCGACGCGTATCTGTTCCATGTGGCCGCCAAGTACGGCGCGAAGGTGCGGCAGAACTTCCTCGTCGACGACATCGACTTCGACGGCTCGGGCGTGACGCTCAGCGGCCGACGCGGCGAGTACCGTGCGCGCCACATCGTGGACGCCTCCGGCTTCCGCTCGCCGGTGGCCGAGAAGTTCGGGCTGCGCGAGGACCCGGTGCGCTTCAAGCACCACTCACGGTCGCTGTGGAACCACGCGCTGAACGTCACGCCCACCGACCAACTGTTCGACCACATCCACCCCGAGCTGCGGCCGCCACTGCCCTGGTACGAGGGCACGGTCCACCACATGTTCGAGCGGGGTTGGGCCTGGGTGATCGGCTTCGACAACAACAAGTGGTCGACGAACCCGTTGTGCAGCATCGGCATGACGGTCGACCCGCGCGTCTACCCCAAAGTGCCCGGGATGAGCCCCGAGGAGGACTTCGCCCGGCTCTGCGCCCCCTTCCCGGACATCGCCCGGCAGTTCGAGAGTGCCATCCCGGTGCGCGAGTGGGTTTCCACCGACCGCCTGCAGTACTCCTCCAGCGCCACCGTGGGTGATCGCTGGACGCTGCTCTCGCACGCGGCGGGGTTCATCGACCCGCTGTTCTCGCGGGGCCTGTCCAACACCTGCGAGGCGATCAACATCCTCGCCTACCGGCTGTTGCGAGCGTTCAAGGACGACGACTTCTCCGCAGAGCAGTTCGCCCATGTCGACCGGCTCCAACAGTCGATGCTCGACGTGAACGACGAACTCGTCAACGCGGCGTTCATTTCCTGGGCCGACTACGGCCTATGGAGCGCGATCTTCCGGATCTGGGGCTGGGGGGCGAACGCCGGCACCTACCGGATGCAGGAGTCGCTCACCAGGTTCCGCGAGGACGGCCGTGACGAACACTTCGTCAACCTGGAGGACGTCCCGCACGTCGGCCTGTACTGGCCCGACAACGACGGCTTCGCCGAACTGCACAACCTGATGGTCAAGCAGACCGACGCATTCGAAGCGGGCACCACATCCGCGGCCGAAGCTGCCGACGTGCTGTACGAGGAGATCCAACAGGCCGACTACTTCCCCAAGGGCTTCGGACTGGCCGAGCGCGAGGTCCGCTTCATCGTTCCGACGCCGAAGAAGATGTTCAACCTCGTCCGTTGGGCCGTGAAGGAGGGGGATCCCCAGGTGGCCCGCATGCTCACCGCGAACGCGCGTGCGGTGGCGAAGGCGAGGCTTCGGGGGAAGAAGCTGTTCTGATCTCGCTCAGTCCGTCATCGGCGACCTAGTGGAGGAGAACACATGAATATCGGCCGGCAGGAGTTCGCCGACCCTGAAGAGAAGTACGACATCGCACTCGTCGGAGCCCATCTGGCGTCGAACCTGCTGGCGGCCGTCCTGGCCCGGCACGGACTGCGAGTCCTGCTGGTGGACGCCGAGGTAGACGCCGTGACCCCGGCCGGGGAAACCACCGTCCCGTACACCGCCGAGGTCTTCTTCACCCTGGCCAGGCGGTTCGACGTCCCAGAGATCGCGTCGTTCGGGCTCACCTGCGACCTGCCCGACTCGGTGAGGCGCACCAGTGGTGTCAAACGCAGCCTGAGCTTCCTGCACCACCAGCCCGGGCAGCTGCAGAACCCCGCTCACACGGTTCAGTTCAACGTGCCCGGTGAGCACTCCGAGTGGCACATGTTCCGCCCGGACGTGGACGCGTACGCACACGAGGTGGCGCGCAAATACGGCGCCCGCGTGCCGCGGCACCGCAGCAGGATGACCGACATCGCGCCGCTTCCCGGCAACACGGGTGTGAGCGTCACGACCGCGGACGGAGTCCGCTATCAGGCCCGCTATCTGGTGGACGCGATCGGTATGGAGTCGCCGATCATCGCCAGGCTCGGTGGACCGGATCCGGTGGCGGACATGCGTGCCCGTTCCCGTGTGATGACCGCGCACTTCAGCGGGCTGCGACAGTTCGAGGACGCGGTGCCGCTGGAGAACTACCCCAAGGCGTCGCCCTGGTCGGCGGGCACGATCAGCCACTTGTTCAACGGCGGCTGGATCCAGGTCGCCCACTTCGATAACCACCCCGAGGCCGGCACTCAGCGGGCCTCGGTCGCCGTGAGTGTCGACCCCGATGTCTTCGGCGACCTCCCGAAGGACCCCGAGGCCGGGTTCCGGTCACTGATCGATCGGTTCCCGCAGCTTCGGGAGACATTCTCCGGCGCGGTCGCCACGACACCGTGGAGCACCGACGACGTGTGGCAGCGCACCGTCTCCCCGACGGTGGGCGGTCGGCACTTCCTGTTCGAGCGCTCGGCCAGCCGCAACGACATGTTCCTCTCCCGGGACGTCACGATGGCGGCCGAGTTGGTCTATGCCCTTGCACCCGTACTGCTCCAGGCGGCCCGGACGGACGACTGGTCCCCGCAGCGGTTCGCTCCGGTGGCCGCCTTCCAGGCGGAACTGATCGCCTTCAACGACCGGATCATCGCTGCCGCCCAGATTGCCGCGCGAGACTTCCGACTGTGGAACGCGTTCAGCCGGGTGTGGCTGCTGTGGTCGATGCTGGCGGCCCTGTCGCTGAAGAGCACCCGCAACCACGCTCTCAGCAACGGCGACTGGCGACCGACGCATCGGCTGAGCGAGGGTGCATTCTGGTTCGCACTGCCCCGCGGCCTGCCAGAGCTGCTGGAGCAGACCTTCGCGTGGACCGAGGAAATCCGCGCGGGCCGACTCGCCACGAGCGCCGCCGCCAGCCGGATTTGGCAGGCTCTGGAAGATGCGCCGTTCACGCCGCCTCTTTACGGCTTCGCCGACCCCGACGACCGTTACTACCACTTCACCCTCACCAAGCGGCTCAAGGCGCTGGCCTGGACGAAGACGGTCGCCCCGGCGGAGTTCCGGACGATGCTGACGAAGGAGAACCTGACCAACGTTCCGCCGTCGGCTATGCACTGACGCCCGGGCGCATCATCCCCCAGCAGCATGTCCCAGAGGGTTGAAACCTCTGGGACATGTTGCGCCCGGCTCTGCCGATGGTGATCCGCAGGCGAATACAGGCCAGGCTCGGCGGAGACGGTGAACCAGCTGTTCGAGGCGATCCGCCGCGATCTCACCGGGTGGGCGACAGGCTGCCGAGGTTCCTGGCCGTCTCGGCACGGCGTGGCCCGCCAGACGGTCATGGAGACGATCTCGACGGTGCTGCCCCTGACACTTGACCTCCCGGCTGGCGAAGAGGAACGGGGCGAGGCCCGTCAGTTGTCATCAGTAAGGCGCGGGTGAACATGCATCGCAAGATGTTCAAGATGGCGGAGTTCACCGGCCTGTTCCCGCTCGCGGTGCTGTCCGACTGCGTCGTCTACCCGAGCCCCGGCCCCTCCCCGCTTAACTTCCTGCCCTACAGCGCCTCCGGCAAGCCGATCCCGGGCGCCTTCCGCCTCGGTCCCACGCCGGGCCTGGCCAAGGTCGAAGGCGTCCATCAAGGGCGACGGCCACGACGCCAAGTTCGACGAAGGCGAGTAGAGCCGTGGACGCCGGCAGCGCCGGCCAGGAGACGTTCACGAAGGAACCGTCCAAGACCCTCAAGGGCCAGATAGGCTACCTGATAAAGCAACTCAAGAGCACGCGGGCCGTCGCCCAGGAACTCGGGGTCAGCCAGCGGTCGGTGGAGCGCTACCTCAAAGGCGACCGCAAGCACCCGCCCAAGGCCATCGCCGACAAGATCAACGCCGCCGTACGCTCGCGTCGGCAGTCCCAGGTCCGCAAGCGCCGCCGAAAGCAGGCCGCCGAGACCGGCGGGATCACCGTGGAAACGGCTCCTCCCACCGCGGGCAGAAGGCCGCCGACCGGCTGACCAGCGCTTTCCCAAACGCGGTCATGGTGCACACCCCGATCGGCCGCATGTCCTACGAATCAGCTCGCGATCTTCCCTCATTCCTCGAACTGGACCGGCAGCTGAAGTTGCTGCGTCTGCTCGGGAAGGCCGGCCGGGAACAAGCAGCGTCGATCGAGACGCAGATGCGTGAGTTGGCGGACACCGTCGATGCCTTCTACCAGCTGCTCGGCGACAAGCACTGGATCTTCCACGACCGGCTTTCCCTCACGGCGGTGCGTGCCGTCCTGGAGACCGCGGGCGGCGACGTGGACCGGCCGAGCAGCTGCTGATCGAGCACTACCACGACCCCGAATGCCTGACGCTCATGCTTCTTCCCCTGCGGAAACTGCCTGATGATCTGCGATTTTTTGGCGGTGGTGGTTCGGCATTGTGATGTCAGTGCGGTAGCTGCGGTGTTTGTGCTGTTCAGATGGTCGCGGTGAGTAGTTCGGGTGGTGACACAGTTGCCGATTTCGTGCTGACGTTTTTGGTGATGATGCGGGTCGGTTTGTTGCCGGTCGGTACAGCATGGGTGTGTTGTTGCTGGTCAGGGCTGTGCTGGCAGGGGGTGGGTGCTGAGAGTTGGGGACGGGTGTCCTGTCTCTGTGAGGTGTAGGCAGTCCCGCTTTTCTGTAGGCGTGTACGGCTCTGTCTCGGTCATGTGTAGGCACAGCGACGACCTCCACGTCGTCACACAGGCCATCGCCGAATTCCACCGCTGCTTCCCGGTGCAGGCGCCCCTCCGAGGCACCAGCCGCACATGGCTCAGCACGACCACCGAGGCCACAGCAAGACAGATCGAGGCCCTCCTGAACCCTCCGAGAGACACAACCCGCGTCCACGGCCAGATGAGACATCGAGGCCCATCGACAGATCGGCGTCCTCGACTGATCACTCAGCCCCCGAGCGAGTGGGAGACCATATGACCGAGCCGAACAGGACCCCTGGTTGACCTTCACCTTGGGGGAGGCCACGATGTCTGCCCCGGTGACCGCGTGGATGGTCAGCGCTGTGGCGTGCAGGGGGTGTGCCACCGTGGTCAGCCGTGCGGCGAGAACGTCTGCTGGTGTGTGGTCACGCCCTCGCGCGGACGGTGCGCCGCTCGTTGTGGAGGCGAGCTCGGGTGCGCTTTGGCACCGGGCGCGTGCGGGACGGTCTATGACCATGCCGGCGGGCGGCGTCTGAGGGCTGATCCACTGCCCGTCGTCCTGGCGAGGGGTTGGTTCGATGTGCCGCTGCTGTCCGATGTTTCGCGTGCCGGTCAGTGAGGGGTCTGTCCGGTCAAGAGCGATACGGGCCTGGGGGAGGGTCTCGATGATGTGGTGCGGGGTTTCTTCGAGGAGCGTTCTCAGGGCCAGGCCGGCCGGTCGGTGCCAGAGGAGGGTGAGGCGGATACCGCACCGTTCCCGCAGGGTCAGCAGTTGTCTGAATCGGGTGGTGGTGAGGCGGTCGGTGCGGCAGACGATGAGGTGCCCGGTGCGGTGGGTGAGTATCCAGGTGGCGACGGCGTCCCAGGCGGGGCGCTGGGAGTCGGCCCATGTCCCGTACGTTTCTCCGTCTTGGGGGAGTCGTTTGCCCA
This region includes:
- a CDS encoding type I polyketide synthase, yielding MALDSAPANNPGSPTSLEAGTGENAGKGRRLLVEALRRIEQLNAATAAGALRPAEPIAIIGLGCRMPGGVSSPEGFWQLLRNGVDATREFPADRGDASQLHDPDPEAPGKAYVIRGGFLDEVDRFEPGVFGISPREAVGMDPQQRMILHVVWEVLERAGYAPDSLEGSQTGVFIGVSTTDYVRARQEVGDIRDVDGYQLIGEPSFVAGRVSYTFGLMGPSKVVDTTCSSSLVALHDACQSLRLGECDLALAGGVNLMLTPYNFVLLSKFRALSPDGRCKTFDASADGYARGEGAGVVVLKRLSDALEANDNILAVVRGTAVNHDGRSSGISVPNPAAQQAVIRSALEQAKLDPAEIGYVEAHGTGTALGDPIELRALQQAVGQYHSKDSPLLIGSVKTNIGHLEPAAGVAGLLKLVLSLQHDEIPKHLHMTEPNPNVDWNALDIEVVTERRPWPGDKPAKIGAVSSFGASGTNAHAIISEPPRPPEPSEQADSSKALARDVDVLTLSARSESALRELASNYAAALRENLGLSLADVCFTTHLGRSRLSTGVAVAATNTTALADALDAFVAGRREDRTVTESLAPHRQRKVAWLFTGQGSQYPRMGELLRSEPVYATAIDEVARHLDPHLDRPLADLLAQASTDPDPVDPSSPLHRTGYTQPALFAIEYALAQLWKSWGVTPAAVMGHSVGEIAAATAAGVMDLADACRLVAARGRLMEALPAGGVMATIVCDETRAREAIADFPGTVAIAAVNGPADTVISGAADDVATITTALEKEGIKHRLLTVSHAFHSPLMAPALAELREVAGSITYRAPNIPLVSNATGRFVRPGEIDADYWIRHAAGAVRFADGIRALYDDSFRTFLEIGPQPVLSGLGSRGLDDTACRFIPTLRRRLDDRQSAYSALGALHLRGISVDWAAYHDGDRGRRVPLPTYAWEGESYWFSPVSEARVAPAGDPVPGLGQRLNSAHPAYQLDLTEPRWEREAQTRAEGGSRISAGSLLDAALVAASDGFGGNWAAAGDVVADEPLPLDGERTLHLTLTDEGISAAFQIRSTSKAEEASAAPWRLHLSGKLRRRPSPNGREYVPFAAKGRTGSELDWKQAGLSFATADVVLHAERGTGGTELRLAGGGQGRAVVIDAAVAAVAWAAGGTVIGGPGAIAEALCADPGAVHYVQATAETAADGAVRGRADLYGADRDWLGTVDGIEIALPAPGPAPEPWRDPNELLYRMVWQPAETEGGAPQADLRGTEVLLIANDGGAAERLAAALTEAGAAPTVVPAPTTEPSDVAGRALHNEALSNLLGEWRRRRTARADRGTATGRVPGRVIVLTGLDAPAPDATDARSLVTFRDRAELLAVGVVQALNAEPADEQITLTLVTRGAVATGEDQVRHTPAAAPLWGLSRVVALEHPQHWGGAIDLDPDAEDPAEALVEALSWSGAEDQQALRGGVRLAARIVASHLDGDILRREIAVRPHGTYLLTGAFGGIGQEVARWLALRGAGKLVLLGRTELPDRRRWNHARLKESAKERIRVVRELEGIGAEVEVIAADVADQDAITTLIERLAQDAALPLAGVVHAAGVSGPQFVREVSRLEYDKVWRPKVVGAWVLHQATENVPLDFFLGLSSIAATWGSQHLTSYAAGNAFLDGLAWHRHSRGLAALTIDWSSWELESALFDGEIAAFLAATGLRPLSAPQSLRLMSALLGSTETNHIVCSADWPTYKSILEARAERPVLRRIEIAAPDGEEGEEAAPILGELLDAAPEERLDMLGVYLREQLAQLLRLPVADLAGEFHLLDMGLDSLMVMELISRCRKDLAVEIKSPEFFATDANYWAVFLLERIELRYPESEIADSADGTATEEGW
- a CDS encoding NAD(P)/FAD-dependent oxidoreductase, which encodes MSMPMKTPIPRERYDVAILGAGIAGSMLAAVLARNGVKALLLDAGTHPRFAVGESTIPYTSALVRLISARYDVPEIASLATYKDIRDNISRNCGWKKNFGFVYHRPGHAQNPSEANQLVLPVALQTETHLFRQDVDASMFNVALQYGADARTGVRINDIDIDGGTGVVLSAESGEEFHAEYIVDASGFRSPLANRLSLREEPTRARTHSRSVFTHMVGVKPYDETMSGGLHRQPSRWHDGTLHHVFDGGWLWVIPFDNNKDSLNPLCSVGLTLDPRVHPAGDASPQEEFDAFLQRFPDVATQFEGARAARPWVATGRLQYSSKQVIGDRFCLTSHAAGFIDPLYSRGLTNSFEVVNALAWRLIDAARDGDWAMERFQYVEELQQGLFDVHDDLVYTSFVAFRDYDLWNAVFRTWALSTVLAALSLENAYFAFATHGRDEIFRDLEQTRYPGSPFPISETYNQMRFTALELCLQVDEGALAPKDAADRLFGVLQEADYVPAAFRIGDPKERYVFITPPKMAQAARWAGTEAPKEVGELMHGAMSGLVKERLRNMVSRPGRR
- a CDS encoding NAD(P)/FAD-dependent oxidoreductase; its protein translation is MITTTGEGVDGGAAETVTYDVAILGSGLAGSLLAAILARQGAKVLLLDGGQHPRFAIGESTIPYTLLTLRTLAERYDVPEISALASFTETTKTLGARFGVKRHFGFLLHREGAPQNPREVNEFGTPPQVLHEAAHYFRQDVDAYLFHVAAKYGAKVRQNFLVDDIDFDGSGVTLSGRRGEYRARHIVDASGFRSPVAEKFGLREDPVRFKHHSRSLWNHALNVTPTDQLFDHIHPELRPPLPWYEGTVHHMFERGWAWVIGFDNNKWSTNPLCSIGMTVDPRVYPKVPGMSPEEDFARLCAPFPDIARQFESAIPVREWVSTDRLQYSSSATVGDRWTLLSHAAGFIDPLFSRGLSNTCEAINILAYRLLRAFKDDDFSAEQFAHVDRLQQSMLDVNDELVNAAFISWADYGLWSAIFRIWGWGANAGTYRMQESLTRFREDGRDEHFVNLEDVPHVGLYWPDNDGFAELHNLMVKQTDAFEAGTTSAAEAADVLYEEIQQADYFPKGFGLAEREVRFIVPTPKKMFNLVRWAVKEGDPQVARMLTANARAVAKARLRGKKLF
- a CDS encoding NAD(P)/FAD-dependent oxidoreductase; amino-acid sequence: MNIGRQEFADPEEKYDIALVGAHLASNLLAAVLARHGLRVLLVDAEVDAVTPAGETTVPYTAEVFFTLARRFDVPEIASFGLTCDLPDSVRRTSGVKRSLSFLHHQPGQLQNPAHTVQFNVPGEHSEWHMFRPDVDAYAHEVARKYGARVPRHRSRMTDIAPLPGNTGVSVTTADGVRYQARYLVDAIGMESPIIARLGGPDPVADMRARSRVMTAHFSGLRQFEDAVPLENYPKASPWSAGTISHLFNGGWIQVAHFDNHPEAGTQRASVAVSVDPDVFGDLPKDPEAGFRSLIDRFPQLRETFSGAVATTPWSTDDVWQRTVSPTVGGRHFLFERSASRNDMFLSRDVTMAAELVYALAPVLLQAARTDDWSPQRFAPVAAFQAELIAFNDRIIAAAQIAARDFRLWNAFSRVWLLWSMLAALSLKSTRNHALSNGDWRPTHRLSEGAFWFALPRGLPELLEQTFAWTEEIRAGRLATSAAASRIWQALEDAPFTPPLYGFADPDDRYYHFTLTKRLKALAWTKTVAPAEFRTMLTKENLTNVPPSAMH